The Canis lupus dingo isolate Sandy chromosome 18, ASM325472v2, whole genome shotgun sequence genome includes the window aaaatgaaacacacaacATTCGTAATACATGTTCTGTATACTAGTGAATTTActcacatttccttttaaaaacctcTTCCCAAACTATAAAATACAAATCCCATGAGCCATCTAATGAATTCTGAATGTCATTTTGATTTAGTGTAAAATGTGAAGAGCTATTTCTAAGTAAATTAACAGTAATACAGCCCATATAAAGCGAATTCTACCAAAGGCAATTTTAACTTgctaaaacaaaactgaacagaaCACAACACAACCGTCCTCTTACTGCCACAAccaccatcttaaaaaaaaaaaaaaagaaaaaactataattCAAATAATAACCTACTTCTAAGTGTTACTTAAATGAAAGTATCTGTGtatttttgtgtaagaaaaaTCACTGGCAGACAAAATCAGAACCAAAACACGTAATTcttattatgaattttaaatcatttattttctgtactgGAAATTTTATATTCAGTATAACAGAAACATATTACTCTGTTGTGTCTCTGTATAAACCATTATTTTCAGAGTTTACTCCTGGTTTATTCTTCAAATTACCCAAACAAAACTAACTGCTTCGAGAGATGTTTTAAACTAGATTGATGATTTAAAAACAAGCACAAAACcaacaagagaataaaaatctttcttccctttcaggaCAAATGTTTTATATGAAGTTATCCTCTTCAAACCTCTTTGGTCTTAATTCTGGGTGAACCAGGATGGTCGCTTCCTGTCTCGTTCAATGATTCTCTTACCCTGATCTTGTATAGACGGTGCCTCTCCTGTGTACAGCACCACAGTCTCCACGGGAGGAGCCTTGAAAGGGCCCCCTTCTTGTTTCCCTATCTGTCTTCTGATTTCTGCAGTCTCCTTGCACACCTTCTCATAGCAAAAGCCGCAAAGGACATGTTTCAGTTTCAGGTGACCACATTCAGGACAAACGTCaatattgttctttaaaaaaacaaaaaacaacgaAAACATATTTTAACAAGCAAAATAATGCACATGTGACCATGCACAGGAATCATGCTTACACTTGAACTTTCTTGGGCTGCTCATGTTGCATAAGGTCATATGCCATCTAGTTCaaccttactttatttttaagcaggttccaggcccagcacagagcccaacatggggtttcaACTCATggtgctgagatcaagacctgagatgagatcaagagttgcacacccaaccaactgaaccacccaggtgcccctcaatgtcATTTTAATAAGGGAACTGAGGACAAACAAGTTTGAATTAATAGAAAAAGTGGGATAGAACTCAGCTCTACCAACTATGAACTTGgtacatttttacttaaatacaGCAATCATATTATGTAAAATGATACTCTATTTCTCCACCTTCAAATACTAAACATCTAATAGGGAGTCCTTCAACACAATGGGGCAATCTATATAGTTAGCAAATTAGTAAGAGACCAGGGAAAGGGAACTCCCTTTTTCCTTCAATCTACCCCTGGGGAAAACAAGGTGACAAACATTACAGTTGGCTGCCCCTAATTCATCACTGTAACTTAAATTCCTGTATGAAGCCTATGGTGtagtataatatatgtattaatagTTGTTACAtggtgtcttttttctttttatgaatgaaTACCGATTACTCCTTAATGTAAAAATCCCTTAAATATGCTACAATTTGAGAATGAGTTTTTACACACATCTACCCAACTTTAATAGGACAGTTGCAAcctttaaagaaatcttttcagTATGttctaaaagtatatttaaagtagaaaagaaaaaattgtaaataggAACATCAAAGAAAGTCCAAACACTTCTTAAGATTAACATACAAACCTTTGTGAGGCAATgacaaaaaagaatttcattttctgaaaggaggaaaaaaaaatctcacaaatgACATGCCTCCCCAATTTCGACCCCAGGTCTAATTGGAAGTATGGGAGCCATACCCACAGTTAGTGCTCTCCTCCTCATTAAAGCACTAGCATTAATATACTATGTGTGGCCAGAAACaattcagtgaagaaaatgaatccACAGGGTACCGTTCTTTTCCCTCAGAATAAATGCAGTGAAGGGAATCATGAAACAGATTGGTATAAGCTCTCATTCCTAAAATCATAAATTCTCTCAACCAAAttgcatatattattattttaatgacaaaCTTTTCAGTTCCAGACTTTAAGTCGAGTTTCAAATGTGACTCAGTAGTACTTTTTGGCTTAAGTTCTAAGGGTGAGGTTTAATACTGAAATGCTGGAAGTTTATGAAGTCAGTTCTCTGTTCTTGAGCTTCATCTACACTGTGCTGCTGCTGCGGAGTGTCATGGGGCAAAAAGTAACTCAAATCATGGCTGTGAAAGCCATAAGTTAACAAATGAAAGGTAATAAACACTATAATTTCTGTTTATTAGATCACTGAAGAGTATATccatggggcagggagagagggagaatgggtGTGGAGATCTGGAATTGTCTGAGGACAGGAACACACCAGAAAGttctaagagaaaaatgttaagttCAAGAATCAGACTGCCTAGCTtcacatcctggctctgccacttagctGTTTGTGACTACAGCCAAATTCTTTTTGCCATAGTTTCTTCATCCTAAAAATCAGCAGAGCTATATGTACTTTGGAAGGCTGTTTTGAGGATCTGGTGAGGTATAAAGCGCTTAGATACGTCACAAGCACTTAAATgatgttagctatttttattaccTACCTAAGGATTTTCTTTCACAGTATTTTGTCACAGTGaagaacataataaatatgtaacaGTTAGTAAAACTTGAGATCCATAATACCTACCGCTGTTCTGACTTTAATTTTAGGctctaaggatgcctgggtggctaagtggttgggcgtctgccttcagctcagagcagctcagagcgtgatcctgaagtcccgggatcaagtcttgcatcaggctccttgcatggagcctgcttctccctctacctgtctctgcctctctctctgtgtgtctctcatgaataaataaataaaaatcttaaaaaaaaaaataacaattttaggCTCTGCCATTATTAAGATGTTTACCCATATATGACTCCAAAACACCAGCTCATAACACACGTCACATGGGTTATTCACAACCTAATCCTCTGTCCAGACTCCAAACTCTCTCCTTGACTGTGGTCCTAATATTTAGGCTATAGGACAGCAGGCATATAAACATAGACAATGAAAATGCTCTTATTTAGGCCAGAGGAAAGTACACACAGAAGCTCTAAGAATGATTTACTCATAGGCTACGTAAGTACAAAGAGATGCAGCGATGaataagagagaaagcacacccacaaaaatcaatgtattacCTTAACTTTAATAAGCTTCTGTGGGTTTCTTCTCCTACAGCGGTTAACTTCAATGCTGCGCCTGTTCTTTGGAGCTGCCATCCAGAAGATACTATCCAAAAGGCTGGAAATCTCCTTACTTCCACTGGTGTCATGTGCCGGTTCTGTAAATACAGCCGGACCTTGGACTGCTAATGCGGGTCCTACAAAAACATAACATGGAAATATCGGATGGATTTCTAGTTTCTAAATGACTCTACATCTATCATTCTCCTTAACAATCAACAGTGATACAGCAACAGACATATGTAAAATTCATAACATTACACTCAACAGACATTTGACAGAAGCCTTAGCTACTAACATACACTAAAACTCATACAGAAAGCAATATTAAACAACGCGAATCGACTTTTTTCTTAGGGGCACTGGCTGAAATGAATCTCTGAAATTTTACCAAGTTTCTTACCTTCTGAAATACAGACCCCAGGGGTTTAGTAGTAAACATGAATAAACCACTCAAACTGTCCACGTTCTACTCGGTAGGCAGTTCCTATTTACCTTACAAGGAAATCTAAGCTTGCGATTTCCAAAATGTATTTCCACCCTGGCCTCAGACAACCGCCTCCTGGCCCCTTTTTATTATATTCCAACTGAGCTGGTTCCTTTGTCATACAGTGGGTAGGCCCTTTAAGTCACTTAGCTCTTCTTATGAAgaagaatagaatattattctattaagaataataattctattaagaataatgttccatttagaataatagaatattattattctattaCTGTCGGTTCCCTGAAGAAAGGGACTGGCTCACCACTCTGCataatatttacttatatgaGTTAtcagtttcagttttttttctaaattgtctaTAAAATCAAAGACCTTTTATCCTTTCCTTGTTCTTCCTCAGACCTGGAATCCTTTAGGAACTCTTAAAGATCCACAAAGCTACCAGTTAGCAACCGGTATTCCTTTCCAATTCACCTGTTAAAAATAACTGCTAAGCCTAGCTAAGTGGTTAACAGCACGGGCCCCATCCGCtggcctgtgtgaccttggggaccTTCATGAGCCTCCTCCTTCGGCCCAAAAGTGGTGCTTCCTAACAGGATGGTGTGGAGATTTCCCAGGAAGCACTTTGGCATATCATGGGCTCTCCATTCACACTCCCTCGGTGTTATGTTCAGGATACCTTGGAAATAAGGGtaaaggggatctctgggtgggtggctcagtggtttggcgcctgccttccgcccacggtgtgatcctggggtccctgatcgagtcccacgtcgggctccctgcatggagcctgcttctccctctgcctgtgtctctgcctctctctctctctcatgaataaataaatttaaaaaaaaagaaaagaaagaaaagaaagaaagaaaagaaggggaggaaaggaaggggagggagggaagggaagggaaggaagggaaggaagggaaggaagggaaggaagggaagggaagggaaagaaaagaaaaaagaaaagaaaagaagaaaagaaagaaaagaaaagaaaagaaaagagaagaaaagaaaagaaaagaaaagaaaagaaaagaaaagaaaagaaagaaaagaaaagaaaagaaaagaaaagaagggtagaatgggggcagcccgggtgggccagcggtttagtgccaccttcagcccaggtcgacCCCCGAGgtcgcaggatcaagtcccacgtcgggctccctgcatggagcctgcttctccctctgcctgtgtctgtgtctctcttgaataaataaataaaatctttaaaaaaaaaacttaaaaatattttttaaaaaaatcagagagtgCGCGGCGACCCTATACTCTGAATTGATAGGCTTGGGttacattctctctctgttttttaatgCAGGACTTTATTTGCCTGAGATGGGGAGATGGTGAGATGGAGGGAGCgggagcgagagcgagagcgagagcgagccCGCGGCGGGGCCCGACCGCACGACCCCACG containing:
- the MRPL32 gene encoding 39S ribosomal protein L32, mitochondrial: MASPMLVLVVPRWPAARGLLRNGWELLLRTLQQSRPGLPGPPWGPALAVQGPAVFTEPAHDTSGSKEISSLLDSIFWMAAPKNRRSIEVNRCRRRNPQKLIKVKNNIDVCPECGHLKLKHVLCGFCYEKVCKETAEIRRQIGKQEGGPFKAPPVETVVLYTGEAPSIQDQGKRIIERDRKRPSWFTQN